In one window of Myxocyprinus asiaticus isolate MX2 ecotype Aquarium Trade chromosome 43, UBuf_Myxa_2, whole genome shotgun sequence DNA:
- the znrd2 gene encoding protein ZNRD2 isoform X1, producing MALNADDEDFEWEHPSEAEMKVIQARRERQDKISKLMGDYLLKGFKMLGECCELCGTILLQDKQKKNYCVACQELDSDIDKDNPALNAQAALSQVRERQLAIQPLPEANEALSSDPPLAITGQPRPEHCEGAASGLRGPPPTIQPTPLSVPTVNSNFLPPANPPLQAANPPVSLGNTLLHHPALSSAEEAVLHKLRWATQELQHSVSVEASFQLCNLIRGCAESLRSLKELQLP from the exons ATGGCCCTAAACGCAG ATGATGAGGACTTTGAATGGGAGCATCCCTCCGAGGCGGAGATGAAGGTGATTCAGGCCCGACGGGAGCGTCAGGACAAGATCAGCAAGCTGATGGGAGACTATCTGCTGAAAGGATTTAAGATGCTGGGGGAATGCTGTGAGCTGTGTGGG ACAATTCTGTTACAAGATAAGCAGAAGAAAAATTACTGTGTTGCTTGTCAAGAGCTGGATTCAGATATTGACAAGGACAACCCAG CTTTAAATGCCCAAGCAGCCTTGTCGCAAGTACGAGAGCGGCAACTTGCAATTCAGCCTCTCCCTGAAGCTAATGAAGCCTTGTCCAGCGACCCCCCTCTTGCCATCACGGGCCAGCCCAGGCCAGAGCACTGCGAGGGGGCTGCATCTGGACTGAGAGGTCCCCCTCCCACCATACAGCCCACTCCTCTTTCTGTCCCCACTGTCAACTCAAATTTCCTGCCTCCAGCCAACCCTCCTCTTCAGGCTGCAAATCCTCCAGTGTCTTTGGGCAACACCCTCCTCCACCACCCAGCTCTGTCGAGCGCAGAGGAGGCAGTGCTACACAAACTCAGATGGGCCACACAGGAGCTCCAGCACTCAGTGTCAGTAGAGGCCAGTTTCCAGCTCTGCAATCTGATCAGAGGCTGTGCCGAATCCTTGCGCAGCCTGAAAGAACTGCAGCTCCCATAA
- the znrd2 gene encoding protein ZNRD2 isoform X2, whose protein sequence is MKVIQARRERQDKISKLMGDYLLKGFKMLGECCELCGTILLQDKQKKNYCVACQELDSDIDKDNPALNAQAALSQVRERQLAIQPLPEANEALSSDPPLAITGQPRPEHCEGAASGLRGPPPTIQPTPLSVPTVNSNFLPPANPPLQAANPPVSLGNTLLHHPALSSAEEAVLHKLRWATQELQHSVSVEASFQLCNLIRGCAESLRSLKELQLP, encoded by the exons ATGAAGGTGATTCAGGCCCGACGGGAGCGTCAGGACAAGATCAGCAAGCTGATGGGAGACTATCTGCTGAAAGGATTTAAGATGCTGGGGGAATGCTGTGAGCTGTGTGGG ACAATTCTGTTACAAGATAAGCAGAAGAAAAATTACTGTGTTGCTTGTCAAGAGCTGGATTCAGATATTGACAAGGACAACCCAG CTTTAAATGCCCAAGCAGCCTTGTCGCAAGTACGAGAGCGGCAACTTGCAATTCAGCCTCTCCCTGAAGCTAATGAAGCCTTGTCCAGCGACCCCCCTCTTGCCATCACGGGCCAGCCCAGGCCAGAGCACTGCGAGGGGGCTGCATCTGGACTGAGAGGTCCCCCTCCCACCATACAGCCCACTCCTCTTTCTGTCCCCACTGTCAACTCAAATTTCCTGCCTCCAGCCAACCCTCCTCTTCAGGCTGCAAATCCTCCAGTGTCTTTGGGCAACACCCTCCTCCACCACCCAGCTCTGTCGAGCGCAGAGGAGGCAGTGCTACACAAACTCAGATGGGCCACACAGGAGCTCCAGCACTCAGTGTCAGTAGAGGCCAGTTTCCAGCTCTGCAATCTGATCAGAGGCTGTGCCGAATCCTTGCGCAGCCTGAAAGAACTGCAGCTCCCATAA
- the fam89b gene encoding leucine repeat adapter protein 25, with amino-acid sequence MNGYQSNPPDCPAGSVCSIEGLPPLPKGLSGILNSSGGSWRDIEKVYSKRTRIQADISKSRVSDTFGRSKPASLDAALAMLRKEMVGLRQLDMSLLCQLWSLYESIQEYKGAFQDISSSLCESSFNTENGYSEDEEEEDEEESGGTILSLPQPTQNSRDQWIKDSFHLSI; translated from the exons ATGAACGGGTATCAATCCAATCCACCGGATTGTCCGGCTGGAAGTGTGTGCTCTATTGAAGGTTTGCCACCGTTACCCAAAGGGTTGAGTGGCATCCTGAACTCCAGCGGAGGGTCCTGGAGGGACATTGAGAAAGTCTACAGCAAGAGGACGCGCATCCAGGCAGACATCAGCAAGTCCAGAGTGAGCGATACTTTTGGCCGCAGTAAACCCGCAAGCCTTGACGCAGCGCTGGCCATGCTGCGCAAAGAGATG GTGGGACTCAGACAGTTGGACATGTCCTTGTTGTGCCAGTTGTGGTCTCTATATGAGTCCATACAGGAATATAAAGGAGCTTTCCAGGACATTTCCTCTTCTTTGTGTGAGAGCTCCTTCAACACTGAAAATGGCTACTCtgaagatgaagaggaggaagatGAAGAGGAGAGTGGGGGGACAATATTATCCCTTCCTCAGCCTACTCAGAATTCCCGGGACCAGTGGATCAAAGACTCTTTCCACCTCTccatttaa